One window of the Ammospiza nelsoni isolate bAmmNel1 chromosome 2, bAmmNel1.pri, whole genome shotgun sequence genome contains the following:
- the COMMD6 gene encoding COMM domain-containing protein 6 isoform X1, translating to MAGGSAGALARALVALDGGGAADKIRLIPQDFFAELCEQIIEHLNHKIPGINTAELCQRIQTSGVDINIGDLAKVANTLSFLFSTAARNNLSTEELVTSLGSGVSTLPKHAVQVIRHVWNEQGKAIAVSEDATTTATVGQFVDMKWKLGVAMSSDTCRSLKYPYVTVTLTVADPSGQITDKSFEMTIPQFKNFVRQFKEMASVLETV from the exons ATGGCCGGCGGCTCCGCGGGCGCGCTCGCGAGGGCGCTGGTGGCGCTGG ATGGTGGTGGTGCAGCAGATAAGATTCGTTTAATACCTCAAGACTTTTTTGCAGAGCTG TGTGAACAAATAATTGAGCATCTGAACCATAAGATCCCAGGTATAAATACAGCTGAATTGTGTCAG AGAATTCAAACATCGGGGGTTGACATTAATATTGGTGACCTGGCAAAAGTAGCTAACACTCTTTCATTTCTATTTAG cacagcagccaggaacaACCTCTCTACAGAGGAACTCGTCACCTCCTTGGGCAGTGGCGTCAGCACTCTGCCAAAACACGCGGTTCAGGTCATTCGGCACGTGTGGAACGAGCAGGGCAAAGCCATCGCTGTGTCAGAAGATGCAACAACTACGGCCACAGTGGGGCAG TTTGTAGATATGAAATGGAAGCTGGGAGTTGCGATGAGCTCTGACACCTGCAGGTCTCTGAAGTACCCCTATGTCACAGTGACACTAACAGTGGCAGACCCTTCAGGACAAATAACAGACAAATCTTTTGAAATGACGATCCCACAGTTCAAG AACTTCGTCAGACAGTTCAAGGAAATGGCATCTGTTCTTGAAACAGTTTGA
- the COMMD6 gene encoding COMM domain-containing protein 6 isoform X2, whose product MAGGSAGALARALVALDGGGAADKIRLIPQDFFAELCEQIIEHLNHKIPGINTAELCQRIQTSGVDINIGDLAKVANTLSFLFSTAARNNLSTEELVTSLGSGVSTLPKHAVQVIRHVWNEQGKAIAVSEDATTTATVGQNFVRQFKEMASVLETV is encoded by the exons ATGGCCGGCGGCTCCGCGGGCGCGCTCGCGAGGGCGCTGGTGGCGCTGG ATGGTGGTGGTGCAGCAGATAAGATTCGTTTAATACCTCAAGACTTTTTTGCAGAGCTG TGTGAACAAATAATTGAGCATCTGAACCATAAGATCCCAGGTATAAATACAGCTGAATTGTGTCAG AGAATTCAAACATCGGGGGTTGACATTAATATTGGTGACCTGGCAAAAGTAGCTAACACTCTTTCATTTCTATTTAG cacagcagccaggaacaACCTCTCTACAGAGGAACTCGTCACCTCCTTGGGCAGTGGCGTCAGCACTCTGCCAAAACACGCGGTTCAGGTCATTCGGCACGTGTGGAACGAGCAGGGCAAAGCCATCGCTGTGTCAGAAGATGCAACAACTACGGCCACAGTGGGGCAG AACTTCGTCAGACAGTTCAAGGAAATGGCATCTGTTCTTGAAACAGTTTGA
- the COMMD6 gene encoding COMM domain-containing protein 6 isoform X3, translating into MKWKLGVAMSSDTCRSLKYPYVTVTLTVADPSGQITDKSFEMTIPQFKNFVRQFKEMASVLETV; encoded by the exons ATGAAATGGAAGCTGGGAGTTGCGATGAGCTCTGACACCTGCAGGTCTCTGAAGTACCCCTATGTCACAGTGACACTAACAGTGGCAGACCCTTCAGGACAAATAACAGACAAATCTTTTGAAATGACGATCCCACAGTTCAAG AACTTCGTCAGACAGTTCAAGGAAATGGCATCTGTTCTTGAAACAGTTTGA